From a region of the Triticum aestivum cultivar Chinese Spring chromosome 7D, IWGSC CS RefSeq v2.1, whole genome shotgun sequence genome:
- the LOC123163895 gene encoding cell wall protein DAN4-like — protein MFPAKFLGQKKARSPAGAPTTPRTPTPATTSRPSTTVAPPVASTTLPRVATPVASRSSARVASSTASRTSAMAAQPAGSRISATSAQPATSRTPATANPRASSRTSTTANRYATSTTTTSNPHAISRTSTTANSYTSSRTSTASATVAPLVTSRMSTRAAPSGTSRTSTRATVASNQPTTLRPGASTSRTARTTAPPLSATTSRSRAAPTRPTASSTRR, from the coding sequence ATGTTTCCAGCAAAGTTTCTCGGTCAGAAGAAGGCGAGGTCACCGGCGGGTGCGCCCACAACCCCAAGAACACCAACACCGGCGACTACCTCAAGACCGTCAACAACAGTGGCTCCGCCGGTGGCCTCAACAACGTTACCAAGGGTGGCTACACCTGTGGCCTCAAGATCTTCAGCAAGGGTGGCTTCCTCCACTGCATCAAGAACGTCAGCAATGGCAGCTCAGCCCGCGGGCTCAAGAATATCAGCAACGTCGGCTCAACCCGCTACCTCAAGAACGCCGGCAACGGCAAATCCGCGTGCGAGCTCAAGAACTTCAACAACGGCGAATCGGTATGCGACCTCAACAACGACAACCTCAAATCCGCATGCGATCTCAAGAACGTCAACAACGGCAAATTCATACACGAGCTCAAGAACGTCAACAGCATCAGCGACGGTGGCTCCTCTTGTGACCTCGAGAATGTCAACAAGAGCTGCTCCGTCTGGGACCTCACGAACGTCAACTAGAGCAACAGTGGCCTCAAACCAGCCAACGACGTTGCGTCCGGGTGCATCGACCTCAAGAACGGCTAGGACGACGGCCCCGCCCTTGTCTGCGACGACAAGTCGTAGTCGTGCCGCTCCCACACGTCCAACCGCTTCTAGCACACGCCGATGA